The Pseudalkalibacillus hwajinpoensis DNA window TTACTTGTTTGGCGATACGTTACCGAAAAGCAAAAGGACTTTGAAGAAAATAAAAAGCTTGTAAACGAATTATCGACAGCTGTTATTCCTACAATAATCGACAATGCCATACTGGTACCATGTATCGGCAAAATGACTGATGTTCGCTCTGAAAGGCTAGTAGAGAGCGTTCTCAACTATTGTGCAACTCACGGAACTGATTATGTACTGTTCGATTTTTCTGATTTAGCCGAAATGGGAGAAAGATCAGCGCGAATATTGTGTGAAACGATGACAAAATACAATGGCTCATGACAATCGATCTTGACCCTTCAATTCCTACCTTCGCTACATTTCGACAGGGAATTAATCATGTTGTACAGCTGGAAGGGTTCAAAATTGTTCCCATCGATAACGAGAAAAACTGAGGCTTAGCTCTCAGTTTTTTTGTTTCCAGAAGCAATAGCTTTCAGCCATAAAAGAAGTTCCGTCCTGACGTTTATTATCTCTTGATACTGTTGGAAAAATTTGATTCCCCCATCTTTAGTCAAGTAATATACATCATTCGACGCCAAGGAATGAAGCACATCACAATAAAAAAGAAGCGCTGTATAACAGTACTTCTCACATCTTTTTACTGGAAAATTGTTGAAATACAGTGTTCATATTCACCGAATACAACTCTTTACCAGCTATAAAGTTTAGCACACGCTTATTGCGCTCAACAGATAAAGCAAGGTTTGTAGCTCCAGCTCCATGAGAATGGTCCAGGTTTGTAAGAGTAAACACATGGTTCTCTCGACCATCCTTAAAGATAAGCTCCTGGTCCATTCCTACTTTAAAACGTTTGTCATCTTCCCATTCAATTTCTTCTCCAATTCGAACAAACCATTCAGGAAAATGTGGCTTATATCCAGTCGCAAGTACAATTTTGTCTGAATCAACGGTGAATTCGTGATCTTCCTGCCACTGTCTGCATGAAAGCCGATAGCAGTGACCAACTTTAGTAATGGCATTCACTTCTGTTAACGGTTGTATTGTGACGTCAAGCTGCACCTCAGTAGATCGATGATATAGAAGATGATAAATAGATTTCAGTGTTGTAGGATCAATTCCTTTTCTAAGCGTTCCAAGCGTTCCGAGCGCTTCTTTTCGTTCTTCAAAAGGAAGACCGTGAAAATAGCTGACGTAGTCAGGTGAAAATACTTCCTGTCCAAGTTTAGCAGATTCAAGCTGAAAGAACCCCGGAGAACGAGTTAGCCACGTTAAGCTGTAGCCATATCTCTCTTGATCATGCAACAAATCGTAGAACACTTCAGCTGCACTTTGGCCAGATCCTACTACAGTGACTGATTTCGTTTGCTTCATATCTTTCTCATGATAAAGATAGTGGTTTGTATGAAGAACATCTTCAATCGGATACTGATCAAATCCTTCTGGAATATTTGGCACACTACCTGTACCCAGCACAACATGTTTTACTTTTACCACCTGGTTTCGTGACGTTTGTACATCTTTTATAGTCACTTCATAGTACTGCTCCCCATCACGATATACGACGTCAATGACTTCTTTACCGAAGTGACAATTTGAAAGATTGCCTGCAACCCACCGCGTGTAAGCATTGTATTCTTTTCTCGGTATATCTAATTTATTAAAAAAATAGAATTGGTAAAGGCGATTATGTTCATGCAGGTAATTAAGAAATGTATAAGGACTTTTGGGATCTGCAATTGTAACTAGATCGGCTAGAAAAGGAACTTGAAGATCCATCCCATCAATTAACATCCCTGGATGCCAATTGAATTCCGCCTTTTTATCAAAATAGATCGCATCTAATTCTGATTGTTCAGCCAGTGCTGCCATCCCGAGATTAAATGGTCCAATCCCAATCCCGGCAAGATCGTATATTTTATCATTGTTCAATGTCGTCACGTCCTTTAAACTACTTTCAATGCTCTTTCATCATGGACCGGTATAGCCACTAGTTGAAAGATTCTCATGCATATCTTGTTTTACCCTATTACTGACATTTTTAAATCTTTTAAGAAGCATTTCCCCTTAATTTAAACTGTTTTGATACAATGGTAAGAAATGACAGGGGTGGGTTTTGATTACTAATACTTTGTTTGAATATCATTTGTCTGAAATGGAGACTCCATTTTCTGGTTGGGATTTTTCCTACATTACAACTACCGAGCGGACCATCTCGGAGCCACTAACGTGGTCGTATAGATCACAAGTCCTTACTAGGTTCCGAGAAAGCAAAAGTGTACTGGATATGGGGACAGGCGGTGGTGAATTCCTTGAAACGCTTCAGCCATTTCCTGAAAAACTATCAGCTACTGAAGGGTATGCAATTGCAAAAGAACGACTTGAACCACTTGGCGTGAATGTTTACGGTTTTGAAGAGGACAGTAGATTACCTTTTGATGACCTCTCCTTTTCATTAGTGATGAATAAGCATGAATCCTATTCCCCTCATGAGCTCAGACG harbors:
- a CDS encoding STAS domain-containing protein; translated protein: MFGRFAANIVVSEFLSEFNQKIGYLLVWRYVTEKQKDFEENKKLVNELSTAVIPTIIDNAILVPCIGKMTDVRSERLVESVLNYCATHGTDYVLFDFSDLAEMGERSARILCETMTKYNGS
- a CDS encoding lysine N(6)-hydroxylase/L-ornithine N(5)-oxygenase family protein, encoding MAALAEQSELDAIYFDKKAEFNWHPGMLIDGMDLQVPFLADLVTIADPKSPYTFLNYLHEHNRLYQFYFFNKLDIPRKEYNAYTRWVAGNLSNCHFGKEVIDVVYRDGEQYYEVTIKDVQTSRNQVVKVKHVVLGTGSVPNIPEGFDQYPIEDVLHTNHYLYHEKDMKQTKSVTVVGSGQSAAEVFYDLLHDQERYGYSLTWLTRSPGFFQLESAKLGQEVFSPDYVSYFHGLPFEERKEALGTLGTLRKGIDPTTLKSIYHLLYHRSTEVQLDVTIQPLTEVNAITKVGHCYRLSCRQWQEDHEFTVDSDKIVLATGYKPHFPEWFVRIGEEIEWEDDKRFKVGMDQELIFKDGRENHVFTLTNLDHSHGAGATNLALSVERNKRVLNFIAGKELYSVNMNTVFQQFSSKKM
- a CDS encoding class I SAM-dependent methyltransferase is translated as MITNTLFEYHLSEMETPFSGWDFSYITTTERTISEPLTWSYRSQVLTRFRESKSVLDMGTGGGEFLETLQPFPEKLSATEGYAIAKERLEPLGVNVYGFEEDSRLPFDDLSFSLVMNKHESYSPHELRRILTDNGVFITQQVGGKDMSELNRKLGAPVDSPFEHWSLTYAVDELEGVGFKIIDAKEEFPYTRFYRDGLYQIHKEIIEKGYIDFPSHRFFLRAITL